ACGGCATATGGAAAACAGCTGGGCGAATATCGGCTCGCCGGATGCGCCCGAGCTGCAGTCGGCGACAGCCGCCTACTGGCAGAACGTTGAGGCAGGCATCTATCCCGGAGACGAAGTATCCGCGATCCGCAAAGAGCTCGAAGCGATACATGGGGCAGTGAAAGAGCTGCGAGATGAAAAGAAGGGGCTGGATGAGCCCCTTCGTCAGGCGCTTGAGCCGCAGCTCGCACTGCTTGAGCAGCTCGCGGAGAGTGCGCAGACCGTGCTTCTCTATGCGCAGGCGAGAGAGGAAGGGAATGCCGTCATAGCGAAGCTGCTCTACAGGGAATTGGAAAAGACCGCAAAGTCTTTTGACAAATCGGACTCGGCAGAGCCGCGTATATCGGAAAACGCGCTGGGAGCATTCGTGCAGAGAGCCGTCATACAGTATAAGACCATGGAGAAATGAGGAGAGCCATGAAAAAGATTATTTTAACGGGAGATCGTCCTACGGGGAGACTGCACGTCGGACATTACGTCGGATCGCTTCGCCGCCGAGTCGAGCTGCAGAATCGAGGCGAATTTGATGAAATCTACATCATGATTGCCGATGCGCAGGCGCTCACCGACAACGTGGATAATCCTGAGAAGATACGCCAAAACATCATCGAAGTCGCGCTCGATTGGCTGGCTGTCGGACTTGATCCGGCGAAATCCTGCCTCTTTGTGCAGTCCGCCGTACCCGAGCTCACGGAGATGACGTTCTTCTACCTCAACCTCGTCACGGTGGCTCGCCTCCAGCGCAATCCGACCGTCAAGGCGGAGATACAGCTCCGAAACTTCGAGGCGAGCATCCCCGCCGGGTTCCTGATATACCCCGTCAGCCAGGCAGCGGACATCACGGCGTTTAAGGCGACCGTCGTTCCCGTCGGCGAGGATCAGGAGCCGATGATCGAGCAGACGCGCGAGATCGTCCGCAAGTTCAATGACATCTACGGCGAGGTGCTCGTCGAGCCGAGCATCCTGCTTCCCGACAGCAAGGCGGAGATGCGCCTTCCCGGCACCGACGGCAAGGCAAAGATGTCCAAGTCGCTCGGCAACTGCATCTACCTATCCGACAGCGAGGACGAAGTCAAGAAGAAAGTCATGTCGATGTATACCGATCCCGACCACATTAAAGTATCGGATCCCGGCAAGCTGGAGGGCAATACCGTCTTTACCTACCTAGAAGCGTTTTCAACCGGGGAGCACTTCCGAAAGTACCTGCCCGAGTACGCGGATCTCGATGCGCTGAAAGAGCACTATACACGAGGCGGTCTGGGCGATGTCAAGGTCAAGAAGTTCCTGAACGCCGTGCTCGAAGATACACTTCGTCCCATCCGTGAGCGCCGTAAAGAGTTTGCCAAGGATATTCCCGCCATCTATCGCGTGCTCGAAGAGGGAAGCCGGAAAGCGCGAGCAAAAGCCGCGGAAACTCTCGGAGAGATGAAAAATGCCATGCAGATCAACTACTTTGCGGATGAAGAACTCATCCGCAGCCAGGCCGAGCGCTTTAAGTCCGAGGCGGAATGATCCGCATTTGAACACGCAGAAAATCCCCGGTTCCGTTTGGAGACGGGGATATTGTCATCATGCAATCGCTCTTTACCTGTATGCTTCTGCCATGCGTCAAGGCATCAAACATCGTATAGCTTTCAACCTCTAACGGCTTGCAATTTACGGCAAGATGATCTTATAATATAATGAAGAAAACAGAGGATGGAGAGTGCCTCTATGTGCCCGAAGAAGAGTATATCGTGAAGGGCGCAGCATCTGCCGTGATTTTGGAAGCGGAAAGACAATGAAAGGACGGTAAGCGTTCATCGTCTTCGCGACAAAGAAAAGCAGGAAGGAAGCGTGGAAAAAATGAAGGAATTCAACGCAATCGAGCGTATCGGAGATATTATGCAGGCTGTGCAGAAAGGCGTGCTCCTCACGACGAAGAGCGGCGATACGGTCAATACGATGACCATTTCATGGGGGGCGGCAGGTATTGAGTGGGGAAAGCCGGTTTTTATCGCGTTTCTGCGAGAGGGACGCTTTACGCGCACACTTCTGGAGAAGAATCAGGAGTTCACGGTCAATATGGCAATGGATCCCGCGCAGGCAAAAACTTTGATGCAGGCGGGCCGCAGCTCGGGACGCGACGGCAGCAAGATCGAGAAGCTTGGGCTTACGCTCGCGGACGCGCAGGAAATTTCGGTGCCTGCCATTCGGGAGTTCCCCATGACGCTCGAGTGCAAGGTCGTATCGAGGGTGATGCAGGGCGAGGATACGTATACGGAGCATGGCAAGGGATTCTTAAAGACGATGTATCCGCAGGATGTCCCAAGCACGGAATACGGTGCGAACAGGGACTTTCACGTTATCTATGTCGCGGAGATTGTCAAGGCGTATGTCATAGAATAATATACAAAGGATATGGCTTCAGAGCGAGGCTGTATCCTTTTTTCAGTTTGCAATAAATGGCAGCGCATTATAAAAATCTAATTTTTTTGAAATTTTTAAAATTTTATCATGATATATCTTTGATTATTTAGAAAAGTGTGATAAAATAAAGATGAAGCTGGGATAGTCAGCGGATCATCTATGCGGTGAGAAAGGCAAGGTTGTACGCATGAGATCACTACTGGAGAGGACAAGAAAGATCAACCGTCTCCTGCAAAAGTCAGAGAGTGTGGAATATGACGGCATTGCACGTGTACTAAGTACGGTCATAGACGCCAATGTCTACATCGTGAACAATAAGGGACGGATTTTTGGTCACGCTTTCGTTGATGACTTTGAGTGTAATCTTATGCTGGAAAAAGTTGTCAACCAAGGGCAATTTCCGAAGCGGTACGCGGATTGGCTGCTGAAGATAGATGAAACGTCCTCAAACCTCAAATCCAAGACAGGGCTGTGTGCATTCAGCGAGGATGACGAGTGCCTATTTGACGGAAAGAACACGACGATTGTTCCGATTTACGGCGTGGGCGAGCATATCGGCAGTCTGATCGTGGCGAAGTACGAAAAGGACTTTGCGGATGACGATCTCCTGCTGGCGGAATATGGAGCGACGGTCGTCGGCATGGAAATGCTTCGAGACCGCACGCAGCAGATCGAAGAAAAAGCGCGCCTCAAGGCAACTGTGAAGATTGCTTTGGCAACGCTTTCCTATTCGGAGATGCGTGCCGCTGTCAGCATTTTTGATGAGCTGGACGGCGAGGAAGGTCTTCTCGTAGCGTCGAAGGTTGCCGATGAAGCGCATATTACGCGCTCTGTGATCGTCAATGCACTGCGCAAGTTTGAGTCCGCGGGCTTGATCGAGTCCCGTTCGCTCGGTATGAAGGGCACGTTTATCAAGGTGCTCAATCCTCATCTCCTGGAAGAATTGAATAAGATGAATGTATAAGCGTTATCCGTTTAGCTGAAAGAAAAGACTGTCGAAGCGATGTGCAGTAGTCCTGTGCGCGGTCGGCAGTCTTTTTTTGATATGTATTTGAGATGATGAAAAAATTAGGACAAATCTATTATATATAGGAAAATATAACCTTTAAGAAAAAAGTCATAAAAAGATGCTGTAAATTCATTGGATTTGTGTTAGAATAACTAACGTATAGATTCATGATGGGCGATTCGTGTATATAGACGCTCGATACATAGAGGGGTAGGACGATTTATGCTGGGACATATACTGGAGAATCCCGTTGTCGGGGCAATGCAGCGCGGTATGGAGGCTGCAAGTTTGCGTCAAGAGGTAATCAGCCATAATATTGCAAATGTAAACACGCCGTACTTCAAGAAGAGTGACGTCGTGTTTGAGGAGTTGCTTGCCAAGGAACTTGACGCGGCAAACAGCAATGAGATGCCTTTGATTCGCACACACGATCGGCACATGCCGGTCGGCGTCGGAAAGCCTGTTGTGGCGACAATAGAACGACAGGATACATCGACGATGCGCGTTGACGGAAATAATGTGGATATTGATATCGAGATGGCAAGTCTGTCAAAGAACAATCTGTATTACAATGCGCTGGCAAGGCAGATCGGCGGCTACTTTCAAGGGTTGCGCTCAGTAATGACATCGCAATAATATGAAGGAGAGGGGAACAACACATGGCTATGTTTGGCGGAATTGATGCCTCTGCGTCAGGCTTGACGGCAGAGCGCCTTCGTATGGATGTTATTTCCAATAATATTGCAAACGCGAATACGACCCGCTCGGAGGCGGGCGGCCCTTATAAGCGCCGGTATGTCGTCTTCACGCCGCGTGAAAAGCAGAATGAAGCCTTTGATACGATTCTGCATCACAAGCTTTCAAATCAGACGGGGAATGGCGTTCGTGCCGTGGCAATCCGTGAGGATGATACGCTCGGACCCATGTCGTATGATCCGGGCCATCCGGACGCGAACGCGGACGGCTATGTCCGGCGCCCGAATGTCAACATCGTCGCGGAAATGGTATGTGTCAAGATTTTCTCGGTGGTGAGTTTTCACCCTTGATGTGTCTGCCTTCGTGGCATAGTCTTTTTTTGCCTCTAAGCAAAGCATTTGGACAAATGTCCAATCCCACTGCTCATCGGCGCACTTACTGTAATCCTCCCATGTCGGACCCCGTCATACGTCGTCCTCTTGCTTCTTTTCAATGCCTCTCGCACGGCTCCGCGGAAGTCTCTTCCTACCTTCTCATTGAACAATTCCGCCTTTGCTGCCATGGCCTCTCGTAGATCACCATTCTTCAATCCCGTGATGATCTTTACCATCGCTTCGCCGCCGGCTCGACTCCATCGTCTGCCTTGCTTCTTCATCCGGTAGCTGTAGAGCCTATGGTTGCTTTCACACGTCCCCAAAAGCTTCCTGTATTCCCCGATCCCTCGTTCTTCCAAGCCGGCAAGGTATATCCAGTTTCTTTCTATGTACTTTCGAAGAAGCTCCACTTGTTCCGTTTGTCGCTCATCTTGGGACATAGATTCCACGGTATCCAATACTAGGCCCACTTCCTCGCGTTCATGGGTATACAGCGCTTTGTATAGTTTCTTGTATAGGGTCGAATTCGCCCATAAAAGGCGTTCTCTGCATTTTCTTTGTACGTGGTACCAATCCAGAAAGTGCTCATGCCGGCCGACGCTTCCAAGGATTTCTTCAAAGACGCCGCAGGTGTAACCGGCACCTCCATCACTGTTGCTCAGAACCAGGGTATGGGTTAGATCATAGTGGCTCCCCAGATAGTGCAGCAGACTCTCTTTGGCTTTCTCGTGATCGAGATTCGCTACATAGTGGGTGCCAATAAGGGTACGACGGTTGCCGTTTTCTTGCACGCCTTCGGCGATTTGGAATCGATGGAGCTCGAGCTGTTTCTTATTCTGCCCGTGCAGCATGAGTCCATCCCCTTCGATGTAGAGAACTTCCGGCCGGCGCAGTTCTGTCTCTTCCATGGGATCGGTGCTTTCCTGCAATTTCTCCCAAGCACCATAGGTTTCTCCTACTCGTCTCACGACATGTGCAACTTGTTGGTGGCTTATCGTGACGGGACTCAGCAGGTTGACGACAGCGGCTGTATCACGGTAGACGCTCTTGGCTGCAATACAGGCAATAACGTATTCCAAATAGGCGGTGTATCTCCGGTAAGGGCGAATACCCACTTCTTTGTCCAAGGGGTATATACTGGCTTCTCCTTCTTTTTTCATGCGCCTGCGACGGATTTGAATCGTTCCGTAGCTTGCTTGCACGCACCGTGCATCAAGCCGTTCCACGTGCCAGCCTTTGGCTGCGTATCGCTTTGCCAGTTCTTTGTCAATTCGTTCGAATGCCTCACTAACTGCACGGCATATCAGGATCTCAAAGTAACTGCGCAGTTGTTCTTCTTGTGAGATATTGTCTTTTGTACCCTTTATTATTTCCAGGATTTCTGTTACAATAGTTTCCATAAGAGACCTTCCTTCTTGTGTATTCGCCTCGTTAGCATACACTTTAGGGTACTGGTCTCTTTCTCTTTTTGCAACCCCCTCCGAGAACTATTTTACACTTACCGGAAATGGTCGATATGATTACGGCGTCTCGTGCCTATGAGGCGAATGTTACGGCGATCAGCGCGGCGAAGAACATGGCGCAAAGCGCTATGAATATAGGTCGTTCCTGATGCTTTTGAACTCGGGTGTGAAGTCTAGTAGAGAGGTGTAAGTGAGTATGCAGGTTGAAGCGTTGCAAATGACGCCTGTCCGCATGACGGGGGCCAGCCATTTAGGTGAAACGCAGGAGGCAGAGCCGGTAAAGGCTTTTCGTGAATATCTGACAGATTCCCTGAGTGAAGTGAATGAACTGCAGCTGGAAGCCGGTCGACTGAATCAGGAGCTTGCCGCCGGGCGTATTGAAGATATATCGCAAGTGATTATTGCAGGTGAAAAGGCGTCGATTGCGCTGCAGTTGACGACACAGCTCAGAAACCGTGCGACGGAAGCCTACCAGGAAATCATGCGCATGCAGGTCTAAGCCTGACGCCATGAGGCGCGAGGTGAAGAATGATGCGAAGGGATTGAGGAAATGGCAGACTGGAAAGAGCGATATTTAGAGCTCTGGCAGAAATACACCAAACGACAGCAATATATCATAATTGGCGTTGTCGCAGCCTTTTTTGCCGCTATCCTGATCGGCAGCTATATGTACGGGAGCAAGCCGGATATGGTGCCGCTCTTTACGGGGCTGGAGGCAAAGGACGCGGGCGAGGTTGTCGCGCAGCTCAACGAGCAAAAGATTTCCTATGAAATTCAGGACGGCAAGAGCGGGACGAGCATCCTCGTTCCGGCGGAAAATGTCGATACGACTCGATTGAACCTGGCGACGCAGGGGCTTCCCCGAGGCAACAAGGGCTTTGAACTCTTTGATGACAGCAAGCTGGGGGTCACGGAGTTCCAGAACAAGGTCAATTACCTGCAGGCGCTGCAGGGTGAGCTGACGCGCACGATCGAGCAGATTGCAGCGGTGGAGAAGGCACGCGTGCACATTGTTCTGCCGGAGGACAGCCTGTATAAGAAGAATGAGAAGCCGGCGACGGCGTCCATTATGCTGAAGCTTGCGCCGAACGTGCAGCTCTCCAAAAAGGAGATTAAGGGCATTGTCAATCTTGTCGCGCACAGTGTGCAGGGGCTTGTTCCGGAAAACATAACGATTGTCGATGAATCCGGCAAGATTCTGAATGATCCGGATGAAAACAATGATGACAACGTGGGGCAGAAAACACTCACGCAGCTGGAAATGACAAAGAAAGTGCAGGAGAATCTGCAGAAGAATGTACAGAGTCTCTTGGATGACTCTCTCGGTGAAGGGCGTTCCTTTGTGCGGATCAGCGTGGAGCTGGACTTTGACCAGCGTCAGACGGATTCGCAGGTCTATACGCCGGTTGTTGATGAGGCGGGCATCATCCGCAGTCAGCAGACGATGAATGAGTCATATACGGGAAGCTCGACGCAGCCGGGCGGTCCCGCCGGGGTACAGTCCAATGTTCCGGGCTATGTCGCTACGAATGCGGAGTCGAACGCGGAATACGAGAAGAAGGAAGCCACCACAAATTATGAGATCAACGAGGAGAAGAGCAAGATCATCGCCTCTCCCGGATCTATACGCCGTCTGACGGTCGCCGTCCTCGTCAATGACGATGTGACGCAGGCACAGCGAGACAGCATTCTGCGTTCCGTTTCCTCCGCGGCCGGCATCAATACGGATCGAGGGGACACGATTTCCGTCGAGCCGCTGCCGTTCAGTACGGAGGCTCGTGATCGACGCGCTGCCGAAGAGCAGGCGGCAAGAGATCGAGAGGACCGCATCTTCTACATGCAGGTAGGCATTCCGCTTCTCCTGCTCGCGCTGATTGTCGGCGGCATCCTGATGTATCGCCGCAAAAAGCGTATCGAGCGCGAGATGGAGGAAGAGCGTCAGCGTGTCGAAGAGGAAGAGCGTCTTGCACTCGAGGAGGCTGCGAGAGCTGCCGCAATCGCCGCGGGCGAGGTTCCGGAAGGGGAGCTCACCGAGGAGGAGCAGCGGAGCATCAACGAAAAACAGGCCATCGAAGAGCTCATTCGCACCAAACCGGAAGAGGTCGCTATACTTGTCAAGCAGTGGCTTGCAGAGGATGAATGATTATGCCAGATATGTATGAAGGCCGTGAGCTGACCAGTCAGCAGAAAGCGGCGGTTCTCTTCATCGCCATGGGGCCGGAGTGCTCGGCGCTCCTGTTTCAGCATCTCAGTGAAGACGAAATTGAGATGCTGACGCTGGAAATTGCGAATCAGAAGCAGGTCACGGGTGAGATGAAGCGCGCTGTCATCAGCGAGTTTTATCAGATGATCATGGCGCAGAACTACCTGTCTTTGGGTGGTCTCGAATATGCACAGGATATTTTGGAAAAGGCACTGGGTTCGGAGCGTGCCATGGCAATTCTCGGCCGCTTGACCTCGAGCCTGCAGGTAAAGCCGTTCGACTTCCTCAAGAAGACGGACCCGAGCCAGCTTCTGAATTTTATCCAAAACGAGCATCCGCAGACAATTGCCTTGATTATGGCATACCTCGATCCCGATCAGGCGGCGACAATTCTCGGATCGCTTCCCTCCGACAAGCAGGTTGAGGTCACGAAGCGAATTGCGTTGA
This portion of the Selenomonas sp. TAMA-11512 genome encodes:
- the codY gene encoding GTP-sensing pleiotropic transcriptional regulator CodY → MRSLLERTRKINRLLQKSESVEYDGIARVLSTVIDANVYIVNNKGRIFGHAFVDDFECNLMLEKVVNQGQFPKRYADWLLKIDETSSNLKSKTGLCAFSEDDECLFDGKNTTIVPIYGVGEHIGSLIVAKYEKDFADDDLLLAEYGATVVGMEMLRDRTQQIEEKARLKATVKIALATLSYSEMRAAVSIFDELDGEEGLLVASKVADEAHITRSVIVNALRKFESAGLIESRSLGMKGTFIKVLNPHLLEELNKMNV
- the fliF gene encoding flagellar basal-body MS-ring/collar protein FliF, whose amino-acid sequence is MADWKERYLELWQKYTKRQQYIIIGVVAAFFAAILIGSYMYGSKPDMVPLFTGLEAKDAGEVVAQLNEQKISYEIQDGKSGTSILVPAENVDTTRLNLATQGLPRGNKGFELFDDSKLGVTEFQNKVNYLQALQGELTRTIEQIAAVEKARVHIVLPEDSLYKKNEKPATASIMLKLAPNVQLSKKEIKGIVNLVAHSVQGLVPENITIVDESGKILNDPDENNDDNVGQKTLTQLEMTKKVQENLQKNVQSLLDDSLGEGRSFVRISVELDFDQRQTDSQVYTPVVDEAGIIRSQQTMNESYTGSSTQPGGPAGVQSNVPGYVATNAESNAEYEKKEATTNYEINEEKSKIIASPGSIRRLTVAVLVNDDVTQAQRDSILRSVSSAAGINTDRGDTISVEPLPFSTEARDRRAAEEQAARDREDRIFYMQVGIPLLLLALIVGGILMYRRKKRIEREMEEERQRVEEEERLALEEAARAAAIAAGEVPEGELTEEEQRSINEKQAIEELIRTKPEEVAILVKQWLAEDE
- the flgB gene encoding flagellar basal body rod protein FlgB; its protein translation is MLGHILENPVVGAMQRGMEAASLRQEVISHNIANVNTPYFKKSDVVFEELLAKELDAANSNEMPLIRTHDRHMPVGVGKPVVATIERQDTSTMRVDGNNVDIDIEMASLSKNNLYYNALARQIGGYFQGLRSVMTSQ
- the flgC gene encoding flagellar basal body rod protein FlgC — translated: MAMFGGIDASASGLTAERLRMDVISNNIANANTTRSEAGGPYKRRYVVFTPREKQNEAFDTILHHKLSNQTGNGVRAVAIREDDTLGPMSYDPGHPDANADGYVRRPNVNIVAEMVCVKIFSVVSFHP
- the fliE gene encoding flagellar hook-basal body complex protein FliE → MQVEALQMTPVRMTGASHLGETQEAEPVKAFREYLTDSLSEVNELQLEAGRLNQELAAGRIEDISQVIIAGEKASIALQLTTQLRNRATEAYQEIMRMQV
- a CDS encoding ISLre2 family transposase — translated: METIVTEILEIIKGTKDNISQEEQLRSYFEILICRAVSEAFERIDKELAKRYAAKGWHVERLDARCVQASYGTIQIRRRRMKKEGEASIYPLDKEVGIRPYRRYTAYLEYVIACIAAKSVYRDTAAVVNLLSPVTISHQQVAHVVRRVGETYGAWEKLQESTDPMEETELRRPEVLYIEGDGLMLHGQNKKQLELHRFQIAEGVQENGNRRTLIGTHYVANLDHEKAKESLLHYLGSHYDLTHTLVLSNSDGGAGYTCGVFEEILGSVGRHEHFLDWYHVQRKCRERLLWANSTLYKKLYKALYTHEREEVGLVLDTVESMSQDERQTEQVELLRKYIERNWIYLAGLEERGIGEYRKLLGTCESNHRLYSYRMKKQGRRWSRAGGEAMVKIITGLKNGDLREAMAAKAELFNEKVGRDFRGAVREALKRSKRTTYDGVRHGRITVSAPMSSGIGHLSKCFA
- the trpS gene encoding tryptophan--tRNA ligase, producing MKKIILTGDRPTGRLHVGHYVGSLRRRVELQNRGEFDEIYIMIADAQALTDNVDNPEKIRQNIIEVALDWLAVGLDPAKSCLFVQSAVPELTEMTFFYLNLVTVARLQRNPTVKAEIQLRNFEASIPAGFLIYPVSQAADITAFKATVVPVGEDQEPMIEQTREIVRKFNDIYGEVLVEPSILLPDSKAEMRLPGTDGKAKMSKSLGNCIYLSDSEDEVKKKVMSMYTDPDHIKVSDPGKLEGNTVFTYLEAFSTGEHFRKYLPEYADLDALKEHYTRGGLGDVKVKKFLNAVLEDTLRPIRERRKEFAKDIPAIYRVLEEGSRKARAKAAETLGEMKNAMQINYFADEELIRSQAERFKSEAE
- a CDS encoding flavin reductase family protein, whose translation is MKEFNAIERIGDIMQAVQKGVLLTTKSGDTVNTMTISWGAAGIEWGKPVFIAFLREGRFTRTLLEKNQEFTVNMAMDPAQAKTLMQAGRSSGRDGSKIEKLGLTLADAQEISVPAIREFPMTLECKVVSRVMQGEDTYTEHGKGFLKTMYPQDVPSTEYGANRDFHVIYVAEIVKAYVIE